The following coding sequences are from one Candidatus Nitrosopumilus sp. SW window:
- a CDS encoding Lrp/AsnC ligand binding domain-containing protein, with translation MHKGFILLNCDLGAEEYIVDELNHMQDVKNAYLTFGAYDVIAEIETENQDGFEKAIAVIRKLSRVVSTMTLNVIRPE, from the coding sequence ATGCACAAAGGATTCATTTTATTAAATTGTGATCTAGGAGCCGAAGAGTACATTGTAGATGAGTTAAATCATATGCAAGATGTGAAAAATGCATATCTAACTTTTGGGGCATATGATGTCATTGCAGAAATAGAGACAGAAAATCAAGATGGATTTGAAAAAGCAATTGCAGTAATTAGAAAATTATCCAGAGTGGTCAGCACAATGACACTAAATGTAATTCGCCCCGAATAA
- a CDS encoding DEAD/DEAH box helicase yields the protein MTKFQELGLKEDILKGIKDLGFEEAFPIQEAVIPVLLTGRDVVGQAHTGSGKTAAFSLSMLQEIQPKNGIQGLIMAPTRELAMQITDEIKKFGKYTGIRVATVYGGQGMGLQLDALERGVEIVVATPGRLIDHLKRGSIELRDVSHIVLDEADTMLDMGFVDDISFILDLAPEDRVMSLFSATMPTEILRLSEEYLKNPKQFLLDADDLSGEGIDQSYLVIKDRDKFKYLIDFIKPVKGQSIVFCSTKYRTRDVAKFLHQEKFDAVAIEGDMSQHRREQSMGKFRSGKADILVATDVASRGIDVPRVELVINYDVPNQEMAYFHRIGRTARAGAKGKAITFVSYSSVGDWNLIKRQIKVPIKDLNEEMGIEISIPDPLKRQMPSRRYGGQSRSNYSRGGRSGGYGRSGGRDSRDDRGGRRRYNDRGGNRNSYGGRSRW from the coding sequence ATGACAAAATTTCAAGAATTAGGATTAAAAGAAGACATACTAAAAGGAATTAAAGACCTTGGATTTGAAGAAGCATTTCCAATTCAAGAGGCAGTAATTCCAGTATTACTTACAGGAAGAGATGTTGTAGGACAAGCACATACAGGATCGGGTAAAACTGCAGCATTTTCCTTATCAATGCTGCAAGAAATTCAACCAAAAAACGGAATTCAGGGTTTGATCATGGCCCCCACAAGAGAACTTGCTATGCAGATTACAGATGAGATTAAAAAATTTGGAAAATACACTGGAATTAGAGTAGCAACAGTTTATGGAGGACAAGGAATGGGACTTCAATTAGACGCTCTAGAAAGAGGAGTGGAAATTGTTGTAGCAACACCAGGTAGATTAATTGATCATCTCAAACGAGGATCAATAGAACTCAGAGACGTTTCACATATTGTTTTGGATGAAGCTGACACAATGTTAGATATGGGATTTGTTGATGATATTTCATTTATTTTAGATTTAGCACCAGAAGACAGAGTTATGTCGTTGTTTTCAGCAACAATGCCAACTGAAATTCTTAGATTGTCTGAGGAATATTTGAAAAACCCAAAACAATTCTTGTTAGATGCAGATGATCTCAGCGGAGAAGGAATTGATCAATCATATCTAGTCATAAAAGACAGGGACAAATTCAAGTATCTAATTGATTTTATCAAACCAGTAAAAGGCCAATCTATTGTGTTTTGCTCAACAAAATATAGAACTAGAGATGTTGCAAAATTCTTACACCAAGAAAAATTTGATGCAGTAGCAATAGAAGGAGACATGTCACAACACAGAAGAGAGCAATCAATGGGAAAATTCCGTAGTGGTAAGGCAGACATTCTAGTGGCAACAGATGTTGCATCAAGAGGCATAGATGTTCCAAGAGTAGAGTTGGTAATTAATTACGATGTTCCAAATCAAGAAATGGCATATTTTCACAGAATTGGAAGAACTGCAAGAGCAGGAGCAAAGGGTAAAGCAATTACATTTGTTTCATATTCATCAGTAGGAGATTGGAATCTTATTAAACGACAAATCAAAGTCCCTATCAAAGATTTGAATGAAGAGATGGGAATAGAAATTTCAATTCCAGATCCTCTAAAAAGACAAATGCCATCAAGAAGATACGGAGGTCAATCAAGATCAAACTATTCAAGAGGAGGTCGTTCTGGAGGATATGGAAGATCAGGTGGACGAGATTCAAGAGATGATAGAGGCGGTAGACGAAGATATAATGATAGAGGCGGTAACAGAAATAGTTACGGCGGCCGTAGTAGATGGTAA
- a CDS encoding M3 family oligoendopeptidase, whose amino-acid sequence MSQYQLGTWDLSELAKNPKSPAFQKQIQELENQAKKFEKIKSKLDPKMSSKKFMEMLSQIEEISEKMSKIGGYASLSYSSDTQSDEATSLMTRMSKLGSDISNKILFFDLWWKTQIDEKNAKRLIKDAGELSEYLAHKRLIAKYSLSEPEERIINTLDVTGISALVKLYDKITNAFEYQMKIGGKTKKMTREELTNYVRDTNPKIRETAYKTILGKYNENKGVVGEIYQNIVLNWKDEGIDIRGYKTPISMRNIGNDVDDKTIESLLAVCKKNAPVFQKFFVQKAKMLKMKKLRRYDIYAPAAANIKEKNYSYNKSVKLVFESLGRFSSTLEDFARKVFNENHIDSSVRQGKRDGAFCSTLTPKITPYVLVNFTGKSRDVFTLAHELGHAVHSQAAQERSILVQDAPLPLAETASTFSELLLYDNISDKISDDEKKIMLSEKIDDLYATILRQSFFTIFEVDAHKQIGEGTTIDEISKTYLQNLKQQFGKSVDVTDDFAIEWSCIPHFYHTPFYCYAYSFGNLLALSLFQRYKKEGRDFVPAYIDILAAGGSKKPEKLLQEHGLDIRSTKFWQEGFDYVSKQVKTLSSLN is encoded by the coding sequence ATGTCTCAATATCAATTAGGAACGTGGGATCTTTCAGAATTAGCAAAGAATCCAAAAAGTCCAGCATTTCAAAAACAAATTCAAGAATTAGAAAATCAGGCAAAGAAATTTGAGAAAATCAAATCAAAACTAGACCCAAAAATGTCATCAAAGAAATTCATGGAGATGTTATCTCAGATAGAAGAAATTTCTGAAAAGATGAGCAAGATTGGCGGATATGCATCTCTTTCATATTCTTCAGATACTCAATCAGATGAGGCAACATCATTAATGACTAGAATGTCAAAATTAGGTTCAGATATTTCAAACAAGATATTATTTTTTGATTTATGGTGGAAAACTCAGATTGACGAAAAAAATGCAAAAAGATTGATCAAAGATGCAGGAGAACTTTCAGAATATTTAGCACATAAAAGATTGATTGCAAAGTATTCACTCAGCGAACCTGAAGAAAGAATCATCAATACATTAGATGTTACAGGAATTTCTGCACTTGTAAAATTGTACGACAAGATAACCAATGCATTTGAATATCAAATGAAAATTGGAGGCAAAACAAAAAAGATGACAAGAGAGGAATTGACAAATTATGTTAGAGATACAAATCCAAAAATTCGTGAAACAGCTTACAAAACAATTCTCGGGAAATACAATGAAAACAAAGGTGTAGTTGGAGAAATTTATCAGAATATTGTACTCAACTGGAAGGATGAAGGCATAGATATTCGAGGCTACAAGACACCGATTTCAATGAGAAATATTGGAAATGATGTAGATGATAAAACTATAGAATCATTACTTGCTGTTTGTAAAAAAAATGCTCCAGTATTTCAAAAATTCTTTGTGCAAAAAGCAAAGATGCTTAAAATGAAAAAGCTTAGAAGATATGACATCTATGCACCAGCTGCTGCAAATATTAAAGAAAAAAATTATTCATACAACAAATCAGTAAAACTAGTTTTTGAATCACTTGGAAGATTTAGTAGTACACTAGAAGATTTTGCAAGAAAAGTATTCAACGAAAATCATATTGATTCATCAGTAAGACAAGGCAAAAGAGATGGGGCATTTTGCAGCACACTAACACCCAAAATTACCCCATATGTCTTGGTCAATTTTACAGGAAAATCAAGAGATGTATTCACATTAGCACATGAACTAGGTCATGCTGTTCACAGTCAGGCAGCACAAGAAAGATCAATTCTAGTTCAAGATGCACCATTACCATTAGCTGAAACAGCATCAACATTTTCAGAATTATTGCTTTATGACAATATTTCAGATAAAATTTCAGATGATGAAAAGAAAATAATGTTATCTGAAAAAATTGACGACTTGTATGCAACAATTCTAAGACAATCATTTTTCACGATTTTTGAAGTTGATGCCCACAAACAAATCGGTGAAGGAACAACTATAGATGAAATTTCAAAAACATATCTACAAAATTTGAAACAACAATTTGGAAAATCAGTAGATGTTACAGATGACTTTGCAATAGAATGGAGTTGCATTCCACATTTCTATCACACACCGTTTTACTGCTATGCATATTCATTTGGAAATTTGCTTGCATTATCATTATTCCAAAGATACAAAAAAGAAGGCCGAGATTTTGTTCCAGCATACATAGACATTCTTGCAGCAGGCGGTTCAAAAAAACCTGAGAAACTCCTTCAAGAACACGGATTAGATATCAGATCTACCAAATTTTGGCAAGAAGGTTTTGATTATGTTAGCAAGCAAGTAAAAACACTCTCATCATTAAATTAG
- a CDS encoding DsbA family protein, with amino-acid sequence MSFEDNEIKQDENYQKKSKSNGLIIGLIVAVGAAAFFAGMYVSNMNSNQISQEDLDDAIAKLELKMLQNRLPTNQPSQPVKISADDDPVIGNPDAPITIIEFSDFQCPFCARFHVQTLPLLLEEYIDQGKVKLVFRDFPIQSIHPNALPASVAAECANEQGQFKAMHDILFDNQNQWNNLETVDALSVFSQYASQIQLEQETFDECLISGKYIEEIRNDLDDGRSYDVTGTPGFFIGNDEIGYVELKGAQPFESFKKVIDAQLEA; translated from the coding sequence ATGAGTTTTGAAGATAATGAGATCAAACAAGATGAAAATTATCAAAAAAAATCAAAATCAAATGGCCTAATAATTGGATTAATTGTTGCAGTGGGTGCTGCAGCATTTTTTGCAGGAATGTATGTTTCAAATATGAATTCAAATCAAATTTCACAAGAAGATCTTGATGATGCAATTGCAAAACTAGAACTCAAAATGTTACAAAACAGACTACCAACAAATCAACCATCACAGCCTGTAAAAATTTCAGCAGATGATGACCCAGTAATTGGAAATCCAGATGCACCAATAACAATAATAGAATTTTCTGATTTTCAATGTCCATTCTGTGCACGATTCCATGTGCAGACACTTCCATTGCTTTTAGAAGAATATATTGATCAAGGTAAAGTGAAACTAGTCTTTAGAGACTTTCCAATACAAAGTATTCATCCAAATGCACTTCCTGCATCAGTAGCAGCAGAGTGTGCAAATGAGCAAGGACAATTCAAAGCGATGCACGACATATTATTTGATAATCAAAATCAATGGAATAATCTAGAAACAGTTGATGCGTTATCTGTGTTTAGTCAATATGCATCTCAAATACAACTAGAACAAGAAACATTTGATGAGTGTCTCATAAGTGGAAAATACATCGAAGAGATAAGAAACGATCTTGATGATGGTAGAAGTTATGATGTCACAGGAACCCCAGGATTTTTTATAGGAAATGACGAGATAGGGTATGTAGAACTAAAAGGTGCACAGCCCTTTGAAAGTTTCAAAAAAGTTATTGATGCACAACTAGAGGCATAA
- a CDS encoding alcohol dehydrogenase catalytic domain-containing protein, producing the protein MEKMRAMVLERCGAIETNPLKLTQIDRHEIKRPNEILLKIEACGVCHSQLHGIEGDWQDLGIPPQLPTVPGHEVVGKVIGIGEQVTKFKVGDRAGITPLLEACKECQYCKEGKEYLCESSTITGESFKGGYTEYITVTEDFATKVPEHMKPEYAAPLFCAGITAYKAVKAAEPQTHKKIGIFGIGGVGHMAVQFAKVKDCEVIAFSRSQNHLDVAKRLGADDAIQFSKNQEEFLKKLKEKHGMLDAVIVFAPADIVTDTAIKAVKKGGMIVIATVGENPAFMAFEEKTIRGTLIGSTADMEEVIKICDEKNIEVITETFPLESANEVLKKLKDSSIEARAVLIP; encoded by the coding sequence ATGGAAAAGATGCGTGCAATGGTACTTGAAAGATGTGGGGCAATAGAGACTAATCCATTAAAACTAACTCAAATTGATAGACATGAGATTAAAAGGCCAAATGAGATTTTGCTAAAAATTGAAGCATGTGGAGTTTGTCATTCACAGCTTCACGGTATTGAGGGGGATTGGCAAGACCTTGGTATTCCACCACAACTACCAACAGTTCCGGGACATGAGGTTGTTGGAAAAGTTATTGGGATAGGAGAACAAGTTACAAAATTCAAAGTTGGAGATAGGGCAGGAATCACTCCGTTGTTAGAAGCATGTAAAGAATGTCAATATTGTAAAGAAGGAAAAGAGTATCTTTGTGAATCATCAACAATTACAGGAGAATCTTTCAAAGGAGGATATACAGAATACATTACAGTAACTGAAGATTTTGCTACCAAAGTTCCTGAGCATATGAAACCAGAATATGCAGCACCGCTATTTTGTGCAGGAATTACGGCATACAAAGCAGTCAAAGCTGCAGAACCACAGACTCACAAAAAAATCGGAATTTTTGGGATTGGAGGAGTAGGACACATGGCAGTACAATTTGCCAAAGTAAAAGATTGTGAGGTCATAGCATTTTCAAGATCACAAAATCACCTAGATGTTGCAAAGAGATTAGGTGCAGATGATGCAATACAATTTTCTAAAAATCAAGAAGAGTTTTTGAAAAAATTAAAAGAAAAACACGGAATGCTTGATGCAGTAATTGTGTTTGCACCGGCAGATATTGTAACTGATACTGCAATCAAAGCAGTAAAAAAAGGAGGGATGATAGTCATTGCAACGGTTGGTGAGAATCCAGCATTCATGGCATTTGAAGAGAAGACAATTAGAGGCACGCTTATTGGTTCAACTGCAGATATGGAAGAAGTAATCAAGATATGTGATGAAAAAAATATTGAAGTAATAACAGAAACATTTCCTTTAGAGAGTGCAAATGAAGTTCTCAAAAAATTAAAAGATTCAAGTATCGAAGCCAGAGCAGTTTTGATTCCTTGA
- a CDS encoding thioredoxin domain-containing protein produces the protein MAENNLIHETSPYLLQHAHNPVDWYGWNDEALKKAKDENKPIFLSIGYSSCHWCHVMEHESFENEDVAKFMNDNFVNIKVDREERPDIDDIYQKVCQIATGQGGWPLSIFLTPDQKPFYVGTYFPVLDSYGRPGFGSICRQLSQAWKEKPKDIEKSAENFLNALNKTEKVSVPSKLERSILDEAAMNLFQLGDSTCGGFGSAPKFPNAANVSFLFRYAKLSGLSKFTEFGLKTLKKMANGGIFDQIGGGFHRYSTDAKWLVPHFEKMLYDNALIPVNYAEAFQITKDPFYLDVLKKTLDFVLREMTSPEGGFYSAYDADSEGVEGKFYVWKKSEIKEILGDDADIFCLFYDVTDGGNWEGNNILCNNLNISTVAFNFGTTEDKVRETLQHCSKKLLDIRSKRIPPGLDDKILVSWNSLMVTAFAKGYRVTNDSRYLDAAKNCISFIENNLFSEGKLLRTYKNKTAKIDGYLEDYSYFVNCLLDVFEIEPDPKYLKLAIKLGHHLVDHFWDSENNSFFMTSDNHEKLIIRPKSNYDLSLPSGNSVSAFVMLRLFHFSQEQQFLEITTKIMESQAQMAAENPFGFGYLLNTISLYLEKPVEITIINPENSQLCNSVILEYIPNAIIVTVQNSDQLFALSTYPFFAGKSFEEKTSVFICKNFTCSLPLHTIDEINSDL, from the coding sequence ATGGCAGAAAATAATCTTATTCATGAAACTAGTCCTTATCTTCTTCAACATGCGCATAATCCAGTTGATTGGTATGGATGGAATGATGAAGCATTAAAAAAAGCAAAAGATGAAAACAAGCCCATCTTTCTTAGTATTGGTTATAGTTCTTGTCATTGGTGTCATGTAATGGAACATGAATCATTTGAAAATGAAGATGTTGCAAAATTCATGAATGATAATTTTGTAAACATTAAGGTTGATAGAGAAGAGCGCCCCGACATTGATGACATTTATCAAAAAGTTTGTCAAATAGCTACCGGTCAAGGTGGATGGCCTTTGAGTATTTTCTTAACCCCTGATCAAAAACCATTCTATGTAGGAACATATTTCCCTGTATTGGATTCTTACGGTCGTCCTGGATTTGGAAGTATATGCAGACAACTCTCTCAAGCTTGGAAAGAAAAACCAAAAGACATTGAAAAATCTGCAGAAAACTTTCTTAACGCTCTAAATAAAACTGAAAAAGTTTCGGTTCCATCAAAATTAGAAAGAAGCATTCTTGATGAAGCTGCAATGAATCTGTTCCAATTAGGTGATTCTACTTGTGGTGGATTTGGTTCTGCCCCTAAATTCCCCAATGCTGCAAACGTTTCATTTTTGTTTCGTTATGCAAAATTGTCTGGTCTTTCAAAATTTACCGAATTTGGGCTCAAAACTCTCAAAAAAATGGCAAATGGCGGAATCTTTGATCAAATTGGAGGTGGTTTTCATCGATATTCTACAGATGCAAAGTGGCTTGTACCTCATTTTGAAAAAATGCTTTATGATAATGCACTGATTCCTGTAAATTATGCTGAGGCATTTCAAATAACAAAAGATCCTTTCTATCTTGATGTTTTGAAAAAAACACTTGATTTTGTCTTACGTGAAATGACTTCTCCTGAAGGTGGCTTTTATTCTGCATATGATGCAGACTCTGAAGGTGTAGAGGGCAAATTTTATGTCTGGAAAAAAAGTGAAATCAAAGAAATTCTTGGTGATGATGCAGATATTTTTTGTCTGTTTTATGATGTTACTGATGGTGGAAATTGGGAAGGAAATAACATTCTCTGCAACAATCTGAATATTTCTACAGTTGCTTTTAATTTTGGAACTACGGAAGATAAAGTTAGAGAAACCCTTCAGCATTGTTCTAAAAAACTTCTTGATATTCGTTCCAAACGCATTCCCCCTGGATTAGATGATAAAATTTTGGTTTCATGGAATTCACTGATGGTTACTGCATTTGCTAAAGGATATCGTGTAACAAATGATTCAAGATATCTTGATGCTGCAAAAAACTGCATCTCTTTTATTGAAAATAATTTGTTTTCAGAAGGTAAGTTATTGAGAACTTATAAAAATAAAACTGCAAAAATTGATGGTTATCTAGAAGATTATTCTTATTTTGTCAATTGCCTCTTAGATGTGTTTGAAATTGAACCTGATCCAAAATATCTAAAATTGGCAATCAAACTAGGCCATCATTTAGTAGATCATTTCTGGGATTCAGAAAATAATAGCTTCTTTATGACTTCTGACAATCATGAAAAATTAATCATCAGACCCAAAAGCAATTATGATTTGTCATTGCCTTCGGGAAATTCTGTTTCTGCATTTGTCATGCTTAGACTATTTCACTTTTCTCAAGAACAACAATTTCTAGAAATTACCACAAAAATCATGGAATCTCAGGCACAAATGGCTGCTGAAAATCCGTTTGGATTTGGATATTTACTAAATACAATTTCACTTTATTTAGAAAAACCTGTTGAAATTACGATTATCAACCCCGAAAATTCTCAACTATGTAACTCAGTCATTTTAGAATATATCCCAAACGCAATTATTGTCACTGTACAAAATTCTGATCAATTATTTGCACTCTCTACATATCCTTTCTTTGCAGGAAAATCTTTTGAAGAAAAAACATCTGTGTTTATTTGCAAAAACTTTACTTGTTCGCTACCTTTGCACACCATTGATGAAATAAATTCTGATCTTTAG
- a CDS encoding pyruvoyl-dependent arginine decarboxylase, with protein sequence MLDLVAKKLFLTKGKGIHEDRLTSFEYALRDAGIAGTNLVLISSIFPPKAKLISRKEGLKQIKPGQILFTIYSKNQTNEPHRMCAASVGLAQPKDTSRYGYLSEYESFGQNETQAGDYAEDIAAQMLASSLGIPFDVDKNWDEKRQQWKISGEIYNTHNITQSTRGDKDGKWTTVFAAAVLLL encoded by the coding sequence ATGCTGGATTTAGTTGCAAAGAAATTATTTCTCACAAAAGGAAAAGGCATACATGAAGACAGGTTAACTAGCTTTGAATATGCCCTAAGAGATGCTGGTATTGCAGGAACAAACCTGGTATTGATTTCTAGTATCTTCCCTCCAAAAGCAAAACTAATTTCCAGAAAAGAGGGACTAAAACAAATCAAACCTGGACAGATTCTGTTTACAATTTATTCAAAGAATCAAACTAATGAGCCCCATAGAATGTGTGCTGCATCTGTTGGATTGGCCCAACCAAAAGATACCTCAAGATATGGTTATTTGTCTGAATACGAGTCTTTTGGACAAAATGAGACTCAGGCAGGTGACTATGCTGAAGATATTGCAGCACAAATGTTGGCATCATCATTGGGAATTCCATTTGATGTTGATAAGAATTGGGATGAAAAAAGACAACAATGGAAGATATCTGGAGAAATTTACAATACTCATAACATTACCCAATCAACACGTGGTGATAAAGATGGGAAATGGACTACTGTTTTTGCTGCGGCAGTACTTTTACTATAA
- a CDS encoding DUF3426 domain-containing protein — protein MTPLVFADVYIQNDQQYVGDDGSVHIVGEIVNNLDIPLNQIQVQIDLFDENQQLIQQKETRSLVNTIMPGMKGPFDLILTDNEAKSAKSYSMELNYQVSPPKSQVIDITESSLSRDNHNNLMITGTVVNNGEITANMISVIATLYDKQGNVAAVSQVNPKPDYLRVEDSAFFLLSVPDKIQTEEIKEYVLIAESEEYAAVPEFPIGTVIVLILTLSAYIGITRYSGRIITNLFSATNLK, from the coding sequence ATGACACCACTTGTATTTGCAGACGTCTATATTCAAAATGATCAACAATATGTGGGAGATGATGGTTCGGTCCACATCGTAGGAGAAATTGTAAACAATCTAGACATACCTCTAAACCAAATTCAAGTACAAATTGATTTGTTTGATGAGAATCAACAACTAATTCAGCAAAAAGAGACAAGATCTTTAGTAAATACAATAATGCCAGGTATGAAAGGTCCATTTGATCTTATTTTAACAGATAATGAGGCAAAAAGTGCAAAATCGTATTCAATGGAATTGAACTATCAAGTAAGCCCTCCAAAAAGTCAAGTCATAGACATTACAGAGTCATCACTTTCAAGAGATAATCATAATAATTTGATGATTACAGGCACTGTAGTAAATAACGGAGAGATAACAGCAAATATGATATCAGTTATTGCCACACTTTATGACAAACAAGGAAATGTTGCAGCAGTATCACAAGTTAATCCTAAACCAGATTATCTAAGAGTAGAAGACAGTGCATTCTTTTTGTTATCAGTCCCAGACAAAATTCAAACTGAAGAAATTAAAGAATATGTGTTGATTGCAGAGTCTGAAGAATATGCAGCAGTACCAGAATTTCCCATAGGCACAGTTATCGTACTCATACTCACATTATCAGCATATATTGGAATTACACGGTATTCTGGAAGAATTATAACAAATCTCTTTTCTGCAACAAATCTAAAGTAG